The window CAAGATCTTCTCCCGCCTCTACGTGAACCTGGTGCGGGCGGGGGAGACCTCGGGCGGCCTGGACCTCATCCTGGACCGCTTGGCGAGCTTTCTGGAGAAGGAGCTGGAGCTAAGGGGCAAGATCCGGAGCGCCATGACCTACCCGGTCATCGTCTTCGTCTTCGCCGTGGGCGTGGCCTACTTCCTCCTCACGGGGATCGTGCCCCAGTTCGCCCAGATCCTCACGGATTTAGGCTCCGAGCTTCCCCTCCTCACCCGCTTCCTCATCGCCGTCTCCGACCTTCTTAGGGCGGCCACCCTGCCCCTCCTCCTCCTCGCCGTGGCCCTCTTCTTCGCCTACCGCTGGTATTACGGCACCCCCCAGGGGCGTAGGGTCATTGACCGCCTTAAGCTCCGCCTCCCCGTCTTCGGCAACCTCAACCGCAAGACCGCCGTGGCCCGCTTCTCCCGCACCCTGGCCCTCCTTCTCTCCAGCGGGGTGAACATCGTGGAGGCCCTGGACATCACCAAGGGGACCGCGGGCAACAGCGTGGTGGAGGAGATCGTGGAGGCCGCCAAGCTGAAGATCCAGCAGGGCGACCCCTTGAACCTCACCCTGGCCCAGCACCCCTTCGTCTTCCCGCCC of the Thermus thermophilus HB8 genome contains:
- a CDS encoding type II secretion system F family protein; its protein translation is MPVYQYKARDRQGRLVEATIEAEDLRTAARLLRDRGLFVAEIKEPGKGLQAEVRIPALERGPGLKDLAIFSRQLATMLGAGLTLLQALAILERQTENRKFREILKQVRTDVEGGMAFSEALSKHKIFSRLYVNLVRAGETSGGLDLILDRLASFLEKELELRGKIRSAMTYPVIVFVFAVGVAYFLLTGIVPQFAQILTDLGSELPLLTRFLIAVSDLLRAATLPLLLLAVALFFAYRWYYGTPQGRRVIDRLKLRLPVFGNLNRKTAVARFSRTLALLLSSGVNIVEALDITKGTAGNSVVEEIVEAAKLKIQQGDPLNLTLAQHPFVFPPMVSSMVAIGEETGALDTMLSKVADFYEREVDEAVASLTAAIEPLMIIFLGVIVGMIVAGMFLPLFKIIGTLSVQ